Proteins from a single region of Streptococcus oralis:
- a CDS encoding GlsB/YeaQ/YmgE family stress response membrane protein — protein sequence MLWSIIVGGLIGLIAGAITKKGGSMGLIANIFAGLIGSSVGQSLLGSWGPSLAGMAIIPSIVGAVIVVAVVSFLFGKK from the coding sequence ATGTTGTGGTCCATTATTGTAGGAGGTCTTATTGGTCTCATCGCTGGTGCAATCACTAAAAAAGGTGGTTCAATGGGATTGATTGCAAATATCTTTGCAGGTCTTATCGGTTCGTCTGTAGGGCAATCTCTTCTCGGAAGCTGGGGACCTTCATTGGCTGGAATGGCTATTATTCCGTCAATCGTTGGTGCTGTGATTGTTGTTGCAGTCGTTTCATTTCTATTTGGTAAAAAATAA